From the Micromonospora echinofusca genome, the window TGCCGCCGAAGTTCGACCCGTCCTGCGCCTACCTGATGTCGGACTTCCCCGTGTCCTGGACCCGGCACCGGCGGCTGGCGAAGCTGATCGTCATGGCGGCCGCCAGCCGCGAGGCCCAACTGCTGCTCCAGCGGTCCCTGTCGAAGCGGCTCACGTCTTGGTCGACCACGGCGTTCACCGACCGGCCGAACTCGGCGAAGTACGGCCGGGGCATCCCCGGCGTCAAGCTGCAGAAGCGCAGCGAGCCGGCCGCCGACGGCATCCACCGCTACCAGCTCCAGTACGGCGGCCCGCTGGGCGACTGGACGCTGGCCGAGGCGCTGGCGGAGTGGAAGCGCCGCCACGGAAAGGACATGCGATGAGCGAGAGCGACGAGCACCGCGGCGACGAGCCGCCGGCCGCCGAGCCGACCGGCTGCCCGAAGACCATGTGGGACGGGCCCTACAGCTACCCGTGCGGCATGGGCGCGAGAGTGGGCGTCTGCGCGACGCACGGCCGGTTCCGGCACGACACCCCGCCGGCACCGGCCGACCCCGACCGGCCCTGCCCCCACGACGACCTGCACCTCGACGCCGACGTGCAGCGGCTCACCGCCTCCGACGACGACCCCACCGTGGTCGCGTACATCGTGGAGCTCCAGATCCACTGCAAGGCCGAGGGCTGCGGCGAGCGGTTCCGCTGGACCGGCGTGCCCGCCGGCATGATGCCGAACCGGCCCGCCTGCTCGGCCGACGAGTTCACGCTGCACGCCCCGATCCGGCCGGCGACCGCCGACCCGGACTTCGGCCTCGGCATCCCCGGGTTCGCCATCCGGTACGGCGCCGGAGGCAGCCGGTGAGCGACGTCGACGACCTGCCCCTGGACCCGCGGATGATGACCGTCCGGCCGCAGGACCTGACGCTGCTGGAGGTCAACGCGCGCTACATGCGCAAGGAGCAGTACGACCGCCTGGTGGCGAACATCAGGCGCGACGGCTGCCTCACCAGCGTGCCGCTCGTCTGGCACGACGTCGACGGCGACCGAAAGGTGGTGCTGTCCGGCAACCACCGCGTCCAGGCGTCGATCGACGCCGGCCTGGCCGAGATCACCGTGATGGTCGTGCAGCAGAAGCTGTCGCGCGCCCGACAGGTCGCGCTCCAGCTCTCGCACAACGCGATCGCCGGCGAGGACGACCCGGCCACGTTGAAACAGCTGTACGAGGAGCTGGACGACGTGGACTGGCGGGCCTACTCGGGCCTGGACGACAAGCAGCTCGACCTGCTCGCGCAGGTCGACCTGGAGGGCCTGTCCGAGGCGAACCTGGACTTCGCCACCGTGCAGCTCGTGTTCCTGCCCCACGAGCTGGACGCCGCCCGCGCCTCGTTCGACGAGGCCCGCAAGCTCGTCCAGGCCGACGCCCGCTGGCTCGCCGGATACGGCGACTACGAAGCCACCCTGGACGCGCTCGCGACCGCCCACGGCGCCCACAACGTCGGCAACGTCGCCACCGCCCTCGGCCTCATCCTCGCCGTGTTCGAGCGGCACCTCGGCGAGCTGCGCGACGGCGTGTGGTTCGACCCGGAGTCCGGCGAGCACATCGGCAACGCGAACCGCCTCGTGCCGATCGAGACGGTGATGGAGACGCGCTCGATGCCCGCCGACGCCGCCGCCGTCCTGGCCCGCGCCGTCGACCAGCTCGTCCGCAAGGGCGAGGTGCCCGCCGACCAGCGGTGGCGCGCCCTGGAATACCTGGCCGCCGACTACCTCGCCGGCTGACCCACCGACCCGCGACCGGCCAGCAGCCCGCCGGCCGGCGCATCACCGATCCGGCCGCAGTCCGGCACCGCGGCCCCACCGAAGGAGCGACATGACCGGGAATACCAGCGACGTGTACGCCGGCCTCGACGAGCGGCAGGCCGCCGAACTCGACCGCCGCTGCGACCACCACCCGCCCCGCAACCTGGAGCAGGCCGAGCGCCACCAGGCGTGGCGCAGCGCGGTAAAGGCGTTGATGGCCGAAGCGATGCGGACCCTGCCCGCCGGCCGGGAGACGTCCCTCGCCCTGACCGCCCTCGACGACGCCCTCATGTACGGCAACGCGGCGATCGCCCGCCCTCCGATGCCGCGCGGACGCACCGCCGGCCACTGAGACAGGGCGGCCCGGCCTGACTTCCCCGCCGGCCGGGCCGCCCGCACCACCAGCACGAGGAGGTGACCATGAGCGAACCGGAGATCCTGCCCTGGGACCGGCAGCACAGCGAGCCCGAGAGGGCGTACGGCTACTTCGTGCTGTACCGCGACCTGGGCCGCACCCGCACCGTTGCCAAGGTCGCCACCGAGGTCAACAAGAGCCGGGATTACCTCCACAAGCTGGCCACCCGCTGGAAGTGGGTGCAGCGGGCGCAGTCGTGGGACCGCGAAGAGGACCGGCTGTACGTCGAGGGCCTGGCCGAGCAGCGGCGCGACATGGCGCGGCGGCACGCCCGGATCGCGTCGGCGCTGCAGGGGAAGATCGTCACCCGGTTGCAGAACCTCGACGCGTCGAAGCTCAGCCCCGGCGACATCGCCCGGTGGCTGGAGGTCGCGACCCGCGTCGAGCGCCTCGCCCTGGGCCTGCCCGACTCGACCACCGCCCACACCGGCCCGGACGGCGGCCCGATCCGCGCCGAGGTCGAGCAGATGACCGAGCAGCAGCGCGCCGACTTCTTCCGGGCGCTGATGGCCGAGGCGGCGAACCGCGCCGGCCAGGCCGCACCGAACAGCGACCCGGACCCGGCCGGGGACGGCGACGACGAGGACGACGAGGAGGGGGCCGGTGAGCCGGCGGCGGAAGCCTGACGCGGAGGCGTGGATCGTGCTTGAGGTACGTGCGCCCCGCTGGGCGGTGTGGTCCGTCGGCATTGGCGTGGTGCTGCTGGCCGCCGCCAACGCGGCCGCCGTGGTGGTGCTCCTGGCGGTCGGCAGGTGAGTCGAGGCCTGCGTTCGGCGCGGCTGCTCGCCGGGCACCGTGCGCCGGCCGCCGTCGCGCCACCGCAGGAGTGCGGGCCGCTCGACGTGCGGCCCCGCCGGCGGCACGTCGGCCGAGCCCGCGTCGGCCCGACCCTGGCGCAGCGGCGCGCGTTGCGGCGCCGCGCCTGGGTGTGGCGGCTGCTGCTGCTGAGCTGGCTGCTGCTGACCGCGCTGGTGCTGTGGGTCGCCGTGCGGTGGATCGGCCCGGCCGGGGCCGGCTGCCCGCTGGTGATGGGGGCGGTCCTGCTCGCCCTCGCCTGGTGCGCGTCTGTGGACCTGTGGGAGCAGGAGCGCGAGATGCGGAACGGACGCTGACCGATGCTGCTGGCGTACCCGGACCCGGCGCTGATGACCGACGCCGAGCTGGCCGCGTACCTGCGCGAGGTGTCGGAGGTGCAGGGCCTCGTCCGGTACGACTGGCGGCGGCATGCCCGGCCCGAGCAGATGGAGCCGGCGTTCTACCGGATCTGGATGCTGCTGGCCGGCCGTGGCTTCGGCAAGACCCGCACCGGCGCCGAGACGGTGCGCAGCTGGGCGTCGGCGAAGCCGGGCGGGCA encodes:
- a CDS encoding ParB N-terminal domain-containing protein, yielding MSDVDDLPLDPRMMTVRPQDLTLLEVNARYMRKEQYDRLVANIRRDGCLTSVPLVWHDVDGDRKVVLSGNHRVQASIDAGLAEITVMVVQQKLSRARQVALQLSHNAIAGEDDPATLKQLYEELDDVDWRAYSGLDDKQLDLLAQVDLEGLSEANLDFATVQLVFLPHELDAARASFDEARKLVQADARWLAGYGDYEATLDALATAHGAHNVGNVATALGLILAVFERHLGELRDGVWFDPESGEHIGNANRLVPIETVMETRSMPADAAAVLARAVDQLVRKGEVPADQRWRALEYLAADYLAG
- a CDS encoding Acb2/Tad1 domain-containing protein, with protein sequence MTGNTSDVYAGLDERQAAELDRRCDHHPPRNLEQAERHQAWRSAVKALMAEAMRTLPAGRETSLALTALDDALMYGNAAIARPPMPRGRTAGH